The following are encoded together in the Bos taurus isolate L1 Dominette 01449 registration number 42190680 breed Hereford chromosome 12, ARS-UCD2.0, whole genome shotgun sequence genome:
- the SERTM1 gene encoding serine-rich and transmembrane domain-containing protein 1, with the protein MSEPDSSSAFSGSVENGTFLQLFPTSLSTSVDPSSGHLSNVYIYVSIFLSLLAFLLLLLIIALQRLKNIISSSSSYPEYPSDAGSSFTNLEVCSISSQRSTFSNLSS; encoded by the coding sequence ATGTCTGAACCTGACTCTTCCTCTGCATTCTCGGGGAGTGTGGAGAACGGAACTTTCCTCCAGCTGTTTCCCACATCCCTGTCCACATCGGTGGACCCGTCCTCGGGCCACCTGTCAAATGTCTACATCTATGTGTCCATATTCCTCAGCCTGTTAGCCTTTCTGCTCCTGCTTTTAATCATCGCCCTCCAGAGGCTCAAAAATATCATCTCCTCCAGTTCCTCCTACCCGGAGTATCCAAGCGACGCTGGGAGTTCTTTCACCAACTTGGAAGTCTGCAGTATTTCCTCGCAAAGGTCCACTTTTTCGAACCTTTCCTCctga